One segment of Sulfobacillus thermosulfidooxidans DSM 9293 DNA contains the following:
- a CDS encoding helix-turn-helix domain-containing protein: MLGDRLRAVRKDRGYTQAQVADAAGVSQFTLSHYENGTRQPPCDVLVSISDFLDVSVDFLLGRSDERHYSHLPGRQVPLDVGKRLTIVREARHLSIEQCATLVKVSSDRWRQWEAEERPPTWPQILQIADTFQISLDWLLNRPQMLFPTSEPATISEAEWKRTQVTIAVMEALWRQRISSKEWEATERRVTASATDRLE, translated from the coding sequence TTGTTAGGAGACCGACTCCGAGCTGTTCGGAAAGATCGGGGATACACGCAAGCACAAGTCGCGGATGCAGCGGGGGTTTCCCAATTCACGCTGAGCCATTATGAAAACGGCACCAGACAACCTCCTTGTGACGTTTTGGTCAGCATTTCTGACTTTTTGGATGTGTCCGTTGATTTTCTGCTTGGTCGATCTGATGAGCGTCATTACTCTCATCTCCCGGGCCGTCAAGTGCCTCTCGACGTGGGAAAGCGATTGACTATCGTGCGCGAGGCCCGGCATTTATCCATCGAACAATGCGCGACGCTTGTAAAAGTGTCATCGGATCGTTGGAGACAATGGGAAGCGGAAGAACGCCCCCCCACATGGCCGCAAATTCTCCAAATCGCTGATACGTTTCAAATTAGTCTGGACTGGTTGCTCAATCGTCCCCAGATGCTGTTCCCCACGAGCGAACCGGCTACAATTTCCGAAGCCGAGTGGAAACGGACACAAGTCACGATTGCCGTCATGGAAGCTTTATGGCGTCAACGTATATCCAGCAAGGAATGGGAGGCCACGGAACGCCGCGTCACCGCGTCGGCCACTGATCGTCTGGAATAG
- a CDS encoding helix-turn-helix transcriptional regulator produces MVLRQLRQAHHLTQKELADSVGVSQSYLARIERGERQGNVQIYRRLASILQVPIERILPPDNSEKGR; encoded by the coding sequence ATGGTACTTCGGCAACTTCGACAAGCGCATCATCTGACGCAAAAAGAATTAGCGGACAGTGTGGGCGTTTCGCAGTCCTATCTTGCTCGGATTGAGCGCGGCGAACGGCAGGGAAATGTGCAGATCTACAGAAGACTGGCATCAATTTTGCAAGTGCCTATCGAGCGCATTCTTCCACCCGATAATTCAGAGAAAGGACGGTAA
- a CDS encoding RNA-guided endonuclease InsQ/TnpB family protein: MLTGYRFRLYPTKAQQQILLRWIGCQRLIYNAKVQEDRYYRAFQRRFVGTAGMTIPVDQEYARFISEETAFLREVPSQVLRNGTVRFRQAYQRFFQKRGGRPKLKKKSGRQAVWLTSELFQFIPLTDKATGEVNGYQLHVGTTKFPVGMIPYVAHRPHAVPASIYIAVEGGQWWLSFAADDSTVAIPGNGADVATERIADDLRHLSAEQLTERTLGGDRGVAKPLMTSDGHIFDLQPVQKARIAKHRRQRQKWQRRAARRKKGSKNQQKAYRKVARYQRYEKNVRQDYAHQTSHRLVVNNAYDLYVFEDLKIAHMTKRPKAKKDVQGRFLPNGRQAKAALHRAILSSAWGEVVAFTRYKALRRGKLVITVPPQSSSQECAVCTFTSPDNRRSQAEFVCQRCGHRDNADHNAACVIAKRGIHTLLSGIPLTKEHKRMRIFRKLGPERSEVTPGEIRVRRLPPMAEPQGSQNQEPPGAIPETPASAS, encoded by the coding sequence ATGCTCACGGGGTACCGGTTTCGCCTGTATCCTACGAAAGCCCAGCAACAGATTTTGCTGCGCTGGATCGGGTGTCAGCGGCTGATCTACAATGCCAAAGTGCAGGAAGACCGGTACTACCGGGCGTTCCAGCGACGGTTTGTGGGTACGGCAGGGATGACCATTCCGGTGGATCAGGAATACGCACGCTTTATCTCGGAGGAGACGGCGTTTCTGCGAGAGGTGCCATCCCAGGTTCTGCGGAACGGCACGGTGCGATTCCGGCAAGCCTATCAGCGATTCTTTCAAAAGCGGGGCGGCCGTCCGAAGCTCAAGAAAAAATCCGGACGGCAGGCGGTGTGGCTGACGTCGGAACTCTTTCAGTTCATCCCGCTGACAGATAAGGCGACCGGTGAGGTTAACGGCTATCAGCTTCACGTGGGGACCACGAAGTTTCCAGTGGGCATGATCCCGTATGTGGCGCATCGTCCCCATGCCGTGCCTGCCTCGATTTATATCGCCGTAGAAGGCGGCCAATGGTGGCTCTCCTTTGCGGCAGACGATTCGACGGTCGCGATACCGGGAAACGGTGCCGACGTCGCGACCGAGCGAATCGCCGACGATTTGCGCCATCTCTCCGCTGAGCAACTGACCGAGCGGACGCTCGGCGGGGATCGGGGCGTGGCGAAACCCTTGATGACCTCCGATGGACACATTTTCGATCTCCAGCCTGTGCAAAAGGCCCGCATCGCCAAGCACCGGCGGCAACGCCAAAAATGGCAACGACGGGCCGCCCGGCGCAAGAAAGGATCCAAGAATCAACAGAAGGCGTATCGCAAAGTCGCTCGATACCAGCGGTACGAAAAGAACGTCCGACAGGATTATGCCCACCAAACGAGCCATCGTTTGGTCGTCAATAACGCCTATGATTTGTATGTCTTCGAAGATCTCAAAATCGCCCACATGACCAAACGCCCGAAGGCCAAAAAGGATGTCCAAGGCCGGTTTCTGCCGAACGGGCGCCAAGCGAAGGCGGCCCTCCATCGCGCGATCTTATCGTCCGCGTGGGGCGAGGTCGTCGCGTTTACCCGCTATAAAGCCTTGCGCCGAGGCAAACTCGTGATCACGGTTCCGCCCCAATCCAGTTCGCAGGAATGTGCGGTATGCACGTTCACTTCCCCGGACAATCGGCGCAGCCAGGCCGAATTTGTCTGCCAACGCTGCGGACATCGGGATAATGCGGATCACAACGCAGCGTGCGTGATTGCCAAACGCGGCATCCACACACTGCTCTCCGGAATTCCGCTCACCAAGGAGCACAAACGGATGCGGATTTTTCGGAAACTAGGGCCGGAACGGTCCGAAGTCACGCCTGGGGAGATCCGCGTAAGACGCCTCCCGCCAATGGCGGAGCCGCAGGGGTCGCAGAACCAGGAACCTCCGGGAGCGATCCCGGAAACCCCCGCCTCGGCCTCGTAG
- the tnpA gene encoding IS200/IS605 family transposase, which produces MSENELVSASHAVYSLRLHVVFVTKYRRPVLTPEMLGALRDAFAEILADWRCTLIEFGGEADHVHLLIGIHPALTISTLINNLKSASSRRMRNRFADHLRKYYWKPYFWHRAYYVGSVGGASLETVKRYVEAQGTKEKSRKAAKRPPPA; this is translated from the coding sequence ATGAGCGAAAACGAATTGGTATCAGCGTCGCATGCCGTATACTCCCTTAGGTTGCATGTCGTGTTCGTAACCAAGTATCGGCGACCAGTCTTGACGCCGGAGATGCTGGGGGCTTTGCGGGACGCCTTCGCGGAGATTCTGGCAGACTGGCGTTGCACCTTGATCGAATTTGGCGGGGAAGCCGACCATGTACATCTGCTGATAGGCATCCATCCAGCCCTCACCATCTCCACCTTAATCAACAACCTCAAATCCGCCAGTTCGCGTCGCATGCGGAATCGCTTCGCAGATCACTTACGAAAATACTACTGGAAACCGTACTTTTGGCATCGTGCCTATTACGTCGGGAGTGTGGGCGGGGCTTCGTTGGAGACGGTGAAACGCTACGTCGAAGCCCAAGGGACGAAAGAAAAATCACGGAAGGCGGCCAAGAGGCCGCCGCCCGCTTGA
- a CDS encoding PD-(D/E)XK nuclease family protein yields MTPSKASDRFTLEDILATDTASYATGPLPCGNWSPTRLVDWLMCPARGAWSTGVFDLPDDFEWPSRPDAAIGKAVHRFVESRLQGADREEAALAAADEAVGVDPESWLPLTDLWDSAIRPAIGTPQATEQRLEADIDGIPVTCVIDVIDEQGQIRDLKTTKRTPNGTDVIRKSLQAPLYVLAWAQKTGETAPFALDYLIRTKTPQTLTIPVPVTEQSIDRVRQQLAWAQEQADDPDRIVPNPYSAYGCSGCPFVAVCADRFGFPTLA; encoded by the coding sequence ATGACTCCCTCCAAAGCGTCCGACCGCTTTACCCTCGAAGACATTTTGGCAACCGATACCGCATCGTACGCCACCGGGCCGTTGCCCTGCGGCAACTGGTCGCCAACCCGCTTGGTCGACTGGCTCATGTGTCCCGCCCGTGGCGCATGGAGTACCGGCGTTTTTGATCTCCCGGATGACTTTGAATGGCCATCCCGTCCCGATGCGGCCATCGGTAAAGCGGTCCACCGCTTTGTGGAATCGCGATTGCAAGGTGCCGACCGCGAGGAAGCGGCACTGGCCGCGGCGGACGAGGCCGTCGGCGTGGACCCCGAGAGCTGGCTGCCTCTGACCGACCTCTGGGACAGCGCGATTCGCCCGGCAATCGGAACGCCGCAAGCCACGGAACAGCGACTGGAAGCGGACATCGACGGCATCCCGGTGACTTGTGTGATCGACGTGATCGACGAACAAGGTCAAATTCGCGACCTTAAAACCACCAAACGTACACCGAATGGGACCGACGTGATCCGCAAATCCCTGCAAGCGCCCCTGTACGTCCTGGCGTGGGCGCAAAAAACCGGGGAAACGGCGCCGTTTGCGCTGGACTACCTGATTCGAACGAAAACCCCGCAAACCCTCACGATCCCGGTCCCGGTGACAGAGCAGAGCATCGACCGCGTCCGCCAGCAATTGGCGTGGGCGCAAGAACAAGCAGACGATCCGGACCGCATTGTGCCCAATCCCTACAGCGCTTACGGATGCTCCGGGTGCCCGTTCGTTGCCGTGTGTGCCGACCGGTTTGGGTTCCCAACGCTCGCGTAA
- a CDS encoding PQQ-binding-like beta-propeller repeat protein, whose protein sequence is MIPVRRPRATRSGIRPFVTTLLIATGLIGVGILASLRGEPTTTTGVFAQYGSNADHNPILSGSVGTWSSPPLRGRGVFEVAYDPTTHLVLTETMTAHHGWLYALNAGTGRIQWAWHAPNQLMATPILNPSGTIVFVGWGNGAMSNVSPHSVGNAFLVRGSGSSGVAAVTAQTGQIRWHHTTHGAVMPTLTYADGWVYVATGNRHLDSWNAQTGQEGLHQWVAGFDSMSATPITPSGLAIVPTMAPAAVWGIAVPSGAIRWVTANPVWTGGLTDTNPLIHGQTVWLSTLTTPLTVKTVPIGATVTVSAVELNTRTGQIVRQIALGQGHRPIHTETGNYTWANGRLYLTSPVTDTLYALNPATGRVLWEFEPRTPIRAGVLVWHNHCYVPTGHTLWVLNARTGTIQGSQPFAATVTFGIDSPILVGDHLILAVPGPQTSHVVSLPVQANGMLTMPSVPSRT, encoded by the coding sequence ATGATCCCGGTCCGTCGGCCCCGGGCGACGCGCTCCGGCATCCGGCCCTTCGTCACCACGCTCCTGATCGCTACCGGACTGATCGGAGTCGGCATCCTAGCCTCTCTGCGCGGAGAACCGACAACGACGACGGGAGTCTTTGCCCAATATGGATCCAATGCAGATCACAACCCCATTCTCTCCGGCAGTGTGGGGACCTGGTCCAGTCCCCCGTTGCGCGGGCGTGGCGTGTTTGAAGTGGCGTATGATCCCACAACCCATCTCGTGTTGACGGAGACCATGACGGCGCATCACGGATGGCTGTATGCCCTCAATGCCGGGACGGGGCGAATTCAGTGGGCCTGGCACGCGCCCAATCAATTGATGGCCACGCCTATCCTCAATCCGAGCGGCACCATTGTCTTTGTCGGTTGGGGCAACGGGGCCATGTCCAACGTCTCGCCCCACAGCGTCGGCAATGCGTTTTTGGTGCGGGGTAGCGGATCATCCGGGGTCGCGGCGGTGACTGCGCAAACCGGTCAGATCCGCTGGCATCACACGACGCATGGGGCCGTGATGCCGACGCTGACCTACGCGGATGGGTGGGTCTATGTCGCCACGGGAAATCGGCACTTGGATAGTTGGAATGCCCAGACCGGCCAGGAGGGACTGCATCAATGGGTGGCCGGCTTTGATTCGATGAGCGCCACGCCGATAACCCCCTCGGGTCTGGCCATTGTGCCCACGATGGCTCCCGCCGCCGTCTGGGGCATTGCCGTCCCGTCGGGCGCCATCCGCTGGGTGACCGCCAATCCCGTGTGGACCGGCGGGTTGACGGATACGAATCCCTTGATTCACGGACAGACCGTCTGGCTCAGTACGTTGACGACGCCACTGACGGTCAAAACCGTGCCCATTGGAGCGACGGTGACGGTCAGCGCGGTGGAACTCAACACGCGCACAGGGCAGATTGTGCGGCAAATCGCCTTGGGGCAGGGACACCGGCCCATCCACACCGAGACGGGCAATTATACGTGGGCGAACGGGCGGCTGTATTTAACCTCCCCCGTCACCGATACCCTGTATGCGCTCAATCCTGCCACCGGGCGCGTCCTCTGGGAATTTGAGCCCCGCACGCCGATTCGAGCAGGCGTCCTCGTGTGGCACAACCACTGTTATGTGCCGACCGGCCACACGCTGTGGGTCTTAAACGCCCGCACGGGCACCATTCAAGGATCGCAGCCGTTTGCTGCAACCGTAACGTTTGGTATTGATTCCCCGATTCTCGTGGGGGACCATCTCATTCTCGCGGTGCCCGGCCCCCAGACTAGCCACGTGGTCAGTCTCCCGGTGCAGGCGAATGGGATGCTCACGATGCCATCCGTGCCTTCCAGAACTTAG
- a CDS encoding prepilin peptidase, whose translation MGSFSAFWGLTGAWILLIAAQVWSDARHRQLPFEWTGLAGLVGLITFAVVHPVVHGAIWIGHVAAALGWGGLGWGLWVLGFLGLGDAATFAIFGLLFGAGLTLLVVAASYGLIGWLVIVWRGVFRRPVPDAWPFGVFLWPLSLGAWIWMWIPH comes from the coding sequence ATGGGATCTTTCTCGGCGTTCTGGGGGCTGACAGGTGCGTGGATTCTGCTCATCGCCGCGCAAGTGTGGTCTGACGCGCGCCATCGCCAATTGCCCTTTGAATGGACGGGCCTGGCCGGCCTCGTCGGATTGATCACGTTTGCGGTCGTCCATCCGGTCGTGCACGGGGCCATCTGGATCGGGCATGTAGCGGCCGCACTCGGATGGGGCGGTCTGGGATGGGGCCTGTGGGTGTTGGGGTTTTTGGGATTAGGGGATGCGGCGACGTTCGCCATCTTTGGTCTCTTGTTTGGCGCGGGGCTCACGCTTCTCGTGGTCGCCGCCAGTTACGGGCTGATCGGATGGCTTGTCATTGTCTGGCGCGGCGTGTTCCGCCGCCCGGTTCCGGATGCTTGGCCCTTTGGCGTCTTCTTGTGGCCGCTTTCGTTGGGTGCGTGGATCTGGATGTGGATACCGCACTAA
- a CDS encoding DEAD/DEAH box helicase family protein — protein MELRPYQEAALNAITQAHRQGVKRPVVSMATGTGKTIVLSELLRRQGGTALVLAHRDELVRQAADKIQHVWPEASVGIVKGPEDQWEAPVVVASVQSLHARRLHRWPRDRFATVVVDECFPAGTLVDGRPIERWRPGEILRTFDPDTHRWVSVPVIMTHHRSTTGLMQITLNTSEILRCTCNHPFYTREGWIEAEFLQPGDSVLSRRGWVNVVEAMPMRMATPVDVFNLDVAFPHTYSVGQAGIVVHNCHHAPAPSYRKILDYLQPDLLLGVSATPFRTDLTSLETVFDKIVYSYGIREAIQDGWLVDIQAVRVQGSADLDAVPTRGGDFVEGQLQSVLNSSERNALIVSAYQTHAPGTKAIVFAAGVQHAHDLAQTFRSVGLAAEAVDGTMPLEARRDVLTRLRSGTTRIVTNAAVLCLDEETEILTSEGFVGIDAMTPAHRVANWANGQITFEPPLDIVRRPRAWWERMVVLETPHRSIRVTEGHRLLYRTSREGQFKKAPARDLVGRALQLPISGIADPLDIQPEQPPDLSPQQYQRMISANAYTLRKREGYGFKESIKEATRRFNVRYGLRYKAPSELTLAECRFIGYWLGDGSANRLLSGGIEYKIVENVHNAWIIAWIEGVIAQLDVDFRRRYQERASGDNLVAHWSWSFPRGTGFGSQKRRGLFPLEPYLNKKGSPLLWGLSQEQFAALIEGLWLADGNHGDGRLRPQTYVITKTHRALLELLQAIAVCRGYRASLKPVRSIPPGWSPQYSLSIEREDVHRISNRKSKYTLQFETDWKSERVWCVRTTSGNIITRRHGTVTVMGNSEGFDEPTVETIILARPTKSLALFTQTVGRGTRPAPGKDQMILIDVADNTRRHKIISVRDLLGLRRDLVSGTRVSTALAREARLSTDDEQWLMQLVPLDRLHSEHVPDLFTDLVEDAAPSVDWRDLADALAEIADDPDSQQEIVARCVQFGMINPDGPSTPLQQQRLQEFGWPASEAQSLPKWAASWVLDRHREALQAWTVGRATRWADLLGTPPRAAQQALADALWKLAPATPKQKAWLRQHGTPEALIEGLTKGEASWLIDRLPRQAARKVRHG, from the coding sequence ATGGAACTGCGTCCCTATCAGGAAGCCGCCTTGAATGCTATCACGCAAGCCCATCGTCAAGGGGTAAAGAGGCCGGTGGTGAGCATGGCTACCGGTACAGGGAAGACCATCGTGCTGTCCGAATTACTACGTCGTCAGGGCGGAACGGCGTTGGTCCTGGCGCATCGCGACGAACTCGTTCGTCAGGCTGCCGACAAAATCCAGCACGTGTGGCCGGAGGCGTCGGTGGGCATCGTCAAGGGACCCGAAGATCAATGGGAAGCCCCGGTCGTGGTGGCGAGCGTGCAATCGCTCCATGCTCGGCGGTTACATCGGTGGCCCCGGGATCGGTTTGCCACCGTGGTGGTGGATGAATGTTTTCCGGCGGGGACATTGGTCGATGGACGGCCGATTGAAAGGTGGCGGCCGGGCGAGATTTTACGCACATTTGATCCCGATACCCACCGTTGGGTATCCGTGCCTGTCATCATGACGCATCACCGGTCAACCACGGGGTTAATGCAAATCACACTGAACACCTCCGAAATTCTTCGTTGTACGTGCAATCACCCATTTTATACCCGCGAAGGATGGATTGAAGCCGAATTTTTACAACCTGGCGATTCGGTTTTGAGTCGAAGGGGTTGGGTCAACGTGGTAGAAGCGATGCCCATGCGTATGGCAACCCCGGTCGACGTATTTAACTTAGATGTGGCTTTCCCTCATACGTACTCAGTGGGACAGGCTGGCATTGTCGTTCACAACTGCCATCACGCCCCCGCGCCGTCCTACAGAAAAATTCTCGATTATCTGCAGCCGGATCTCTTGCTCGGCGTGAGTGCCACACCGTTTCGTACCGATCTCACGAGTTTAGAGACCGTGTTTGACAAAATTGTGTATAGCTATGGCATTCGGGAGGCCATTCAAGACGGCTGGTTGGTCGATATTCAAGCGGTGCGCGTGCAGGGATCGGCCGATCTCGATGCGGTCCCGACTCGGGGCGGGGACTTTGTGGAAGGGCAATTGCAAAGCGTGTTGAATTCGTCCGAGCGGAATGCGCTGATTGTATCCGCGTACCAAACCCACGCCCCGGGCACCAAAGCGATTGTATTTGCCGCCGGGGTTCAACATGCCCATGATTTAGCTCAAACGTTCCGAAGTGTTGGTTTGGCCGCGGAAGCGGTGGACGGCACCATGCCGCTTGAAGCGCGCCGAGATGTGTTGACGCGGTTGCGATCTGGAACAACGCGGATTGTCACTAATGCAGCCGTGCTCTGCTTGGACGAAGAGACCGAAATCTTAACGAGCGAGGGATTTGTGGGCATCGATGCGATGACCCCTGCCCATCGCGTAGCAAATTGGGCAAACGGTCAAATTACCTTTGAACCCCCCTTGGATATTGTGCGTCGCCCGCGTGCGTGGTGGGAACGTATGGTGGTCTTGGAAACCCCGCATCGGAGCATCCGTGTAACCGAAGGACATCGGCTTTTATATCGGACTAGTCGCGAAGGACAGTTTAAAAAAGCCCCGGCCCGCGATCTTGTCGGACGCGCCCTTCAATTACCAATTTCCGGGATAGCTGATCCGTTAGATATCCAACCAGAACAACCACCCGACTTATCTCCACAACAATATCAACGCATGATTTCAGCCAATGCGTACACCTTACGCAAACGAGAAGGATATGGGTTCAAAGAATCGATTAAAGAAGCGACGCGGCGATTTAACGTCCGATATGGATTGCGATACAAAGCGCCATCGGAGCTGACGCTCGCAGAATGCCGATTTATTGGGTATTGGCTAGGTGATGGTTCAGCCAACCGATTATTAAGTGGCGGGATCGAGTACAAAATCGTTGAAAACGTTCATAATGCCTGGATAATCGCGTGGATTGAAGGCGTGATTGCGCAATTGGATGTCGATTTTCGTCGCCGTTATCAAGAACGAGCATCGGGTGACAATCTCGTTGCACACTGGTCTTGGAGCTTTCCTCGAGGCACAGGATTTGGTTCACAAAAACGTCGTGGCCTCTTTCCGTTGGAACCTTATTTAAACAAAAAAGGTTCCCCATTGCTCTGGGGACTCTCTCAAGAACAATTCGCGGCGCTGATTGAGGGACTGTGGCTCGCGGATGGAAATCATGGCGACGGACGCCTACGACCTCAAACTTACGTCATTACGAAAACTCACCGAGCACTCCTCGAACTGCTCCAAGCAATTGCTGTCTGTCGAGGGTATCGAGCGTCCTTAAAACCTGTTCGCTCGATACCTCCTGGATGGTCTCCGCAATATTCACTGTCCATTGAGCGTGAAGATGTCCATCGGATCAGCAATCGAAAGTCAAAGTATACGCTGCAATTTGAGACCGATTGGAAATCCGAGCGAGTGTGGTGTGTGAGAACAACGTCTGGCAATATTATCACGCGACGGCATGGCACGGTCACTGTGATGGGAAATAGTGAGGGCTTCGATGAACCCACAGTCGAAACCATCATACTAGCTCGTCCCACCAAATCGCTGGCCCTGTTTACCCAAACGGTCGGGCGCGGGACGCGCCCCGCCCCCGGCAAAGATCAGATGATTCTGATCGACGTTGCGGACAACACCCGGCGTCATAAAATTATCTCCGTGCGCGATTTGCTGGGGTTGCGACGGGACCTGGTCTCTGGGACCCGGGTGAGTACGGCTTTGGCCCGCGAAGCTCGGTTGTCCACCGACGATGAACAATGGCTGATGCAGCTCGTGCCCCTTGATCGGCTCCACAGCGAACACGTGCCCGATTTGTTTACGGATCTAGTCGAGGATGCGGCTCCGAGTGTGGACTGGCGGGATTTGGCCGACGCATTGGCCGAAATCGCGGACGATCCGGATAGTCAGCAGGAGATCGTCGCACGATGTGTCCAGTTTGGCATGATTAACCCCGACGGCCCGAGCACGCCGCTTCAACAGCAACGCTTGCAAGAGTTCGGTTGGCCCGCATCCGAAGCACAATCCCTACCCAAATGGGCCGCGTCGTGGGTGTTGGATCGCCATCGCGAGGCGTTGCAAGCGTGGACCGTGGGGCGGGCTACCCGATGGGCCGACCTGCTCGGCACGCCGCCCCGTGCCGCGCAGCAAGCCTTGGCGGATGCCTTGTGGAAATTGGCCCCCGCGACCCCCAAGCAAAAAGCGTGGTTGCGTCAACACGGGACACCCGAGGCGCTGATTGAGGGGTTGACCAAAGGGGAAGCCTCGTGGCTCATTGATCGCCTACCCCGACAGGCTGCAAGGAAGGTGCGCCATGGCTAA
- a CDS encoding EAL domain-containing protein produces the protein MRALTLWTQPICATTSGDVVGVEWLTRWNGETTAAGLWQWAEQTAQITRLETRVLEVLQAWRQTSEAPQGIWFINLHPHGIVTTPEFPSALALWSRRLDPVVWELLEHPGWTAPVVKALAQAGQIALDDWGDSVESTTRLVTWPIRWVKLDRTITRQLIRPDMLAWVRWIQHFAFGGPLSWIAEGVETPEERTACAAAHIPFVQGFGVSPPRPYRTIGW, from the coding sequence GTGCGCGCACTCACGTTATGGACCCAACCGATTTGTGCCACGACATCCGGGGATGTCGTCGGCGTCGAATGGCTCACCCGATGGAACGGCGAGACGACCGCCGCGGGATTGTGGCAGTGGGCTGAGCAAACCGCACAGATTACACGGCTCGAAACCCGCGTGTTAGAAGTGTTACAAGCCTGGCGGCAGACGTCCGAAGCCCCGCAAGGCATTTGGTTTATCAATTTGCATCCGCACGGGATTGTGACAACGCCCGAATTTCCGTCGGCTCTCGCGCTCTGGAGTCGCCGATTGGATCCGGTCGTATGGGAATTGCTCGAACACCCGGGATGGACCGCTCCTGTGGTGAAGGCATTGGCTCAGGCTGGTCAAATTGCCCTCGATGATTGGGGCGACAGCGTGGAATCGACCACACGTCTCGTGACGTGGCCCATTCGATGGGTCAAACTCGACCGCACAATCACCCGTCAGCTCATTCGGCCGGACATGCTGGCGTGGGTTCGCTGGATTCAGCACTTTGCGTTTGGGGGGCCGCTCTCGTGGATCGCAGAAGGGGTCGAAACGCCGGAAGAACGGACCGCGTGTGCGGCGGCCCACATTCCGTTTGTGCAAGGCTTTGGGGTGTCGCCACCACGACCGTATCGGACTATTGGGTGGTAA